The sequence GACGCAACCACGACCCGAACCAGACGGCTCCCCGACACCCGCACCCGTGGCCAGCAACGCGCCGACGCACTCGAACAAATCCTCGACGCCGCCGCCACCGCAGATTCGAGGCGGGTGACACCACCAAAAACCCACCTCACCCTGACCATCCCCGTCGACACCCCCGACCTCGCATCACTGACCTGGTTGGGCCCGACATCACAGGCGACAGCCAAGATGCTGGCCTGCGACGCCGGCATCACCGAAATCATCATCGACGGAAACCAGGCACCCCTGGACATGGGCTACGAACAACGCCTGTTCACCACCCACCAACGCACAGCCATCACCACCCGCGACCGATGCTGCATCAAATGCGGCGGGCCCGCCGCCTGGAGCCACATCCACCACATGATCCACTGGCACGACGCTGGCCCCACCGACCTCGACAACGGCTGCCTACTCTGCCCCTCCTGCCACGCCCACGTCCACGCCCACGGCTGGGACATCGTGATCGGAATCGACCGCCACCCCTGGCTCATCCCACCCACCACCATCGACCCACACCGAACACCACTACCCGCCCACAACCGCCGCACCATGCACCTCGACGAGACCGCCGCCTGACGCCAGACCGCAGCGGCGAAACAGACCACAGCGCAGCACATTTCGCGACGCACCTTCACCGCGTGACCGACCACCGCCGGGCCACGCACGACCCTTGACAACTCAACAGTGTGGGCCGCGGGATCACCCGGATGTGGTGGCCAGCAGTCGCTCCAGCACGTCGTCGAGCGTGAGCAGGCCGATCACCTGGCCATCGTCGACGACGGTGGCGATGTGCTGTCGGGTCTCCCGCATCGTGGCCAGCGCCTCGTACACAGGCATGGTCGACGCCAGCGACAGAACCGGCCGCATGAGGTCCGCGGCAATCGCCTCGGACGGTGCCGCCAGACTGTCGCGAACGTGCACCACGCCGTCGATCGGGACATCGCCGGAATCCCTGTTCCCCGCCAGATCGTCGGTCCGCACCAGGAGTCGACGGTGTCCGCTCTCGCGCGACACCTTGCGGATGTAAGCGGGCGAGGCGTCACGCGGGACGCCGGTGACGTCACCATGTCCGGTCACATCTGCGACGGTCAACGACTGCAGTTCGAGCGCACTGGTCAGATGGGCGTGATAGCGCCCGTCGAGGGTGCCGACGGTCGCCGAGTGCTCGACAAGGTGCCGCAGCGCCTCCGAATCCTGGCCTGCGCCCAGCTGATCCACGGGTTCGACGCCGACACGCAGCAGGCACCAATTGGCGAGGCGATTGAGCCGGACGATGACCGGACGGGTCAGCCACATGAACGCCCGCATCGGGATCGCCAGCAACGTGGCCGAACGTTCCGGGTGCGCGATGGCCCACGACTTCGGGGCCATCTCACCGACAACGAGGTGCAGGAACGTGACGATCACCAATGCCAGGACGAAGCCTGCGATGTCGGCGGACCACGCAGGCAGCCCCCAAATCTCGAATGCCGGTGTGAGCCAGTGGTGCACAGCGGGTTTGGTGATGGCGCCGAGGGCCAGCGTGCAGACGGTGATGCCGAGCTGAGAACCAGCCAGCAGGACCGACAGTTCCGATGCGCTACGCAGTGCTGCCCGTGCGGAGCGGCTGTTGGGGGCGGCATCTTCCAGACGGTGCCGCCGTGCGGCGATCAGGGCGAACTCGACGGCGACGAAGAAGGCGCTCGCCGCGATCAACGCGATGGTCGCGATCCCCACGACCCACGGGCTGCTCATCGGATACCTCCCTCGTCGGCGCTCGTGACGTCGTGGACGGTGAGCAGCACCGACGACGGAACGTGTCGCTCGATGGCGAGGACGTGGAATCTCACGGTGGGCGACATCGAATCATGCTCTGGCACCGCGTGATCGGCAGCCAATTCCAGCGACACCGCATCTCCGACCTCGGGCAGGCCGCCGAAGCGGCCGATGACCAGTCCGGCCACGGTCTCGTGTTCGCCGTCGGGCAGGTCGTGACCGATCTCGCGGGACACCTCGTCGAGGTGCGCGTCACCACGGATGCGCCATCCGTCGTCGGTGCGCTCGATGACGTCGGGCCGTTCCGGATCGTGCTCGTCGTCGATCTCGCCGACGAGTTCCTCGGCGATGTCCTCGACGGTCACCACGCCGTCGAATCCGCCGTATTCGTCGATCACCACGGCCATCTCGTCGGAGGCGTCGTGAATCCGGGTCAGCACCTCCGGCAGCGGAAGTGATGTCGGGACGATCACCGCCGGACGGCAGAGGGTCGCTGCGGTTGCGTCCGGTAGAGCCTCGAGGGCATCCGGGGCCGCCGCGGCGACCTGCCAGTCGAGCAGGTCGTGCAGACGGATCACCCCGATGACCTCGGCATCGTCGTCGACCACGGGGTAGCGGGTGTGGCCGGTGCTCATCCTGGCGAGCACACTCGAGGCGGACTCGTCGGCCCGAACGCTGTCGACTCGGGTCCGCGGGATCATCGCGTGCCCGGCTGTGCGCGTGGGGAAGTCGAGAATCCGATCGAGCAGGGTGGAGAGGTCGGCGGGCAATTCACCGGCCTCTCTCGATTCCGCGACGATGTGTTCGAGGTCGCGAGGCGTTGCCGAGTGCTCGACGTCGTGTACCGGCTCGATCCGCAGGAGCTTCAACAAGAGATTCGACGATTTGTCGAACAACGCGATCAACCAGCCGAAGACCGTGAGATACGCGGTGGTGGACCCGGCCAGGCGACGCGCGACCGGTTCCGGACGAGCAATGGCGAGGTTCTTCGGGAACAACTCGCCCATCACCATCTGGACGACGGTGGAGAAGAGGATGGCGACCACCGTGCCGATCGCGACACCGACGGCAACCGGAATGCCCACGTCGCCGAGCAACTCGCCGACGCCACTGCCGATCAGCGGTTCTGCGACGTAGCCGACCAGCAGGCCGGTCACGGTGATGCCGAGTTGGGCGCCGGACAACATGAACGAGGTGCGGCGGGTGACCGACAATGCGCGCGCCGCGGCAGCGTCACCGGCTTCGGCACGAGCTCTCAGACGCGAGCGGTCGACCGCCATGAAGGCGAATTCCTGAGCGACGAAATAGCCGGTCAGGGCGGTGATGAGGAGGACGACCAGAATGCCGGCGGCGATGCCGAGAATCGTCAGCACGACGACCTCCAGGCGGCCCCGACGGGGTGGTCGTCAGGCAAGGTGAAGCGGGAGTGGCCAGATCGTCGTCGGCGTTTTCGGCGCTTTGCGCGTCGCATCGTCTCTCTCGGGTTGGGGCTCGGCGGACCCTTTCAGGGTGCCGCGCCGGGTGGATGTACGCAAACGGAACGATTGCGACGTCCGCTCAGTTCCCTCGCGCACCCGCGTAGTACCGCCGGAGGAACTCGTCGCGGTACTCGAGGTAGTTTCCGTCCTCGATGGCCTGGCGCGCCCGATCGACCATCGCCACGATGAACGACACGTTGTGCAGGGTCGCGAGGGTGGCCGCGAGCCCCTCCTTCGCCTTGAACAGATGATGGAGATAGGCCCGGCTGTATTGCGAGGTGTAGTTCTCGATCTCGGGATCGAGCGGTCGAAAGTCCCTGCGGTATTTGGCATTGGTGATGTTGTAGCGCCCGTCGAGCGAGTAGATCGCACCGTTGCGGGCGACCCGCGTCGGCGAGACACAGTCGAAGGTGTCCGCACCGTTCTCGATCGCGGTGAAGATGTCGTCGGGTTCACTGATGCCCAGCAGGTGCTTGGCCGAATCCTCGGGCAGCTCCTCGTTGACCCAGCCGACGATGGTGCCGAGGTCGTCTTTGGTCAACGCGCCGCCGATCCCGTACCCGCCGAAACCCCGGCCGCCGTCGGCCTGGTCCATCTTGCTCATCGTGACGAGGTCGCGCGCCGCCTTGCGCCGCAGGTCCTCGTATTGGGCGCCCTGGATGACACCCCAGAGCGACTGCTGGGGCGGTGCACCCGTTCCCGGGACAGCCGGTTGTGTTCGGCCAGGCAGCGGATCGCCCAGAGCCGGGTGCGTTCCAGCGAATTCTCCTGGTATGCCCGGGTGTTCATCAGGGTCGTGAGCTCGTCGAAGGCGAAGATGATGTCGGCACCGAGCTGATGCTGGATCTGCATCGACACCTCGGGGGTGAACCGGTGTGCCGAGCCGTCGAGGTGAGATTTGAAGGTGACCCCGTCGTCGTCGACGGCGGACAGCCGCTCCTTGCCCGGCGCGGTCGCGTCGTCGTCCTGCTCGCCGGCGACGTCCATCGAGATGACCTTCTTGAACCCGACACCGAGCGACATCACCTGGAAGCCCCCGCTGTCGGTGTAGGTGGGGCCACGCCAGTTCATGAAAGCACCGAGCCCACCGGCCTCGTCGATGATCTCCGGCCCCGGCTGCAGGTAGAGGTGGTAGGCATTGGCGAGTACCGCCTGCGCGCCGAGCGCCTCCACCGATTCGGGCAGCACCGTCTTGACCGTCGCCTTGGTACCCACCGGGACGAACGCCGGGGTTTGGATGCGGCCGTGCGGCGTCTCGATGACGCCGGTGCGGCCCATCGTGCCGGGCAGCGACGTGCCGACGGTGAAGGAATGGTCGGGGGCAGAGCAGTGTCGCTGGAACTCACCCGATGCATCCTTGCAGGTGGGCGGGTGTAACCCAAACCCAGCAGGCATTCGGAGGGCAACCCGCACCCGGTACGGTGATCACATGTCGAGCAGCAGCCGTCGCATCTCACTCGCTGTCCTGGTCGGATTCACCGGCATCGCGCTCGCCGCATGCGGCGGCGAACAGGAGGCCACATCGTCGTCGTCGGAGACCACGGCGACCACCATCTCGGAGAACCCGAATGCATCAGTGGTGGGCGGTCCGAAGCCGGTTTCGCCGACCACTTCGGTCGCCGACGATCACGCCGGGCACACCCAGTGCGGGGTCACCAAAGGCCCCGACGGCTCGCTGCGGATCGTGGTCCTGCAGGGCGATCTGACCTGCGACACCGCGAAGCAGGTGGCCACCGAATACAGCCCCAAGATCGCGACCGGGCAGCCGCAGCAGGTGTCCGGCTGGCAGTGCGGGCCGTCGGAGACTGCGGGAATCCTGGCTTCGTGCACCAAGGGCGACCAGGAATTCGGGCTGGCGCCATAGCGGACTTGACCCTGACGCGACGTGAGGCCCGACAGTGTCCGGTGTGAGTGACGGAGAGACCTCTCGGACGGTCGGTGCGGTCGCGCGTCTGACCGGCGTCAGTGTCCGCACGCTGCACCACTATGACCAGATCGGGTTGGTGGTGCCGTCGGGTCGTACCGCGGCGGGCTATCGGGTGTACGACGACGTCGACGTCGAACGACTGCATCGGGTTCTGACCTACCGTGAACTGGGTTTTCCGCTGGAGCAGATAGCGACCCTGCTCGACGACCCGGCGGCGGATGCGTCGGCGCATCTGCGCGATCAGCACGCGCTGCTGATCGGACGGATCGATCGCTTGCGCCGGATGGTCGCAGCTGTGGAGGACATGATGGACGCGAAGAACAACGGAATCCAGCTCACCGCCGAGGAACAGGCGGAGATCTTCGGGCGGGACTGGCCCGGCGACGAGTATGCCGCCGAGGCGGAGGAACGCTGGGGCGATTCCGACGCGTGGCAACAGAGTCGGGAGCGGGTCGCGCGCTTCTCCAAAGACGACTGGCGTGCCGTGAAAGCGGAGACCGAGGCCCTGGAGCGGCGTTTCGCCGACGCGATGCGGGCCGATGTGGTTCCCGGATCGGCGGAGGCGAACGTGCTGGCCGAAGAGCACCGGGAGTCGATCAACCGGTTCTATGACTGTGGGTACGAGATGCACGTGAATCTGGCGGGGATGTATGTCGCCGACCCTCGGTTCACCGAACACTACGACGGCGTCGCGCCCGGCCTGGCGAAATACGTCCACGACGTGATCGTGGCCAACGCGCGGCAGGCGTCGTAGACCTCGTGCTTCACGCCCGGCATCGCGGACGCGGCAGCAGCCGCTCGGCCACGGCATCGGCGAAGTCGCCCGCCGGGTCGGTGCGGCCGAGTTCGTCCGCGACGGCCCGGGTGTGTTCGGCCAGCGACACCGCCTCGTCGACCGCCGCACGCAGACGCTCGGCGGTGAGACGCTTCGGCGGGAGGCTGACGCCGGTCCCGGCCTCGGTGATGCGTCGCGCGATCTCGGGTTGGTCCCGCCCGAACGGCACCGCGACGATCGGCACGCCGGCGCGGGTTGCCTTGCCGACGATGCCCATGCCGCCGTGCGTGACCACCGCGGCGGCACGCGCCAGCACGGCATCGTGCGGCACGAAGCGACGAACGAACACGTTCCCGGCGTTGTCGACACCGGCCCGGTCGTAGGCGTCGGCAATGGTGAGCAGTACCCGGTACGGACGATCACGCAATGCCTCGGCCGCCACCCGGGCAAGCTGCTCATCGCCCTGATAGTCCGTCGAACAGGTGACGAGCACCCACGGATGCCCTGGTTCGTCGAGGAATGCCGGCACCTCGCCCGGGGGATCCCACGGCTGGAAACCGACCATCGCGACGTGCGACGGCAACGCGTGTCGCGGGTATTCGAGCGGGCTCCCGGTGAGGCACAGCACCAGATCGCAGGCGTCCCACTGGTCGAGTGTGGACCGGAACTCCGCGAGACCGGCGGCTCGACGGACCTCGTTGAGCCGCGGGAGGATCGCCTTTCCGAAGGCACGCTCCACGATCGGCCAGAGGACCCGATCCCGGATGTGGCCCAACGGCCCTCGTGCCGGCCGCAAAGCCATTCCGTACGGAGGTATGCCGCGTTCGGGCAAGGGCAGCAGGGACGGCATCGCCAACGCCCACGGCAATCCACTGGCTTCGGCGTGCGCCAGCGCGCCATGCGCATTGGCATCGACGAGGAGCACGTCGGGCCGATACGTCGCGATGGCGTCGTCGAGGTCGGCG is a genomic window of Gordonia sp. SID5947 containing:
- a CDS encoding HNH endonuclease signature motif containing protein, translating into MTPPKTHLTLTIPVDTPDLASLTWLGPTSQATAKMLACDAGITEIIIDGNQAPLDMGYEQRLFTTHQRTAITTRDRCCIKCGGPAAWSHIHHMIHWHDAGPTDLDNGCLLCPSCHAHVHAHGWDIVIGIDRHPWLIPPTTIDPHRTPLPAHNRRTMHLDETAA
- a CDS encoding hemolysin family protein: MSSPWVVGIATIALIAASAFFVAVEFALIAARRHRLEDAAPNSRSARAALRSASELSVLLAGSQLGITVCTLALGAITKPAVHHWLTPAFEIWGLPAWSADIAGFVLALVIVTFLHLVVGEMAPKSWAIAHPERSATLLAIPMRAFMWLTRPVIVRLNRLANWCLLRVGVEPVDQLGAGQDSEALRHLVEHSATVGTLDGRYHAHLTSALELQSLTVADVTGHGDVTGVPRDASPAYIRKVSRESGHRRLLVRTDDLAGNRDSGDVPIDGVVHVRDSLAAPSEAIAADLMRPVLSLASTMPVYEALATMRETRQHIATVVDDGQVIGLLTLDDVLERLLATTSG
- a CDS encoding MerR family transcriptional regulator; translated protein: MSDGETSRTVGAVARLTGVSVRTLHHYDQIGLVVPSGRTAAGYRVYDDVDVERLHRVLTYRELGFPLEQIATLLDDPAADASAHLRDQHALLIGRIDRLRRMVAAVEDMMDAKNNGIQLTAEEQAEIFGRDWPGDEYAAEAEERWGDSDAWQQSRERVARFSKDDWRAVKAETEALERRFADAMRADVVPGSAEANVLAEEHRESINRFYDCGYEMHVNLAGMYVADPRFTEHYDGVAPGLAKYVHDVIVANARQAS
- a CDS encoding glycosyltransferase, which produces MSTILAYTSPASGHAFPLMPGLLELVRRGHRVHLRTAASAVPRCRAAGIDASPVDPRIEGVEVTDYLADTDRDRLVAGFQDVLRRAPIDAADLDDAIATYRPDVLLVDANAHGALAHAEASGLPWALAMPSLLPLPERGIPPYGMALRPARGPLGHIRDRVLWPIVERAFGKAILPRLNEVRRAAGLAEFRSTLDQWDACDLVLCLTGSPLEYPRHALPSHVAMVGFQPWDPPGEVPAFLDEPGHPWVLVTCSTDYQGDEQLARVAAEALRDRPYRVLLTIADAYDRAGVDNAGNVFVRRFVPHDAVLARAAAVVTHGGMGIVGKATRAGVPIVAVPFGRDQPEIARRITEAGTGVSLPPKRLTAERLRAAVDEAVSLAEHTRAVADELGRTDPAGDFADAVAERLLPRPRCRA
- a CDS encoding hemolysin family protein, which produces MLTILGIAAGILVVLLITALTGYFVAQEFAFMAVDRSRLRARAEAGDAAAARALSVTRRTSFMLSGAQLGITVTGLLVGYVAEPLIGSGVGELLGDVGIPVAVGVAIGTVVAILFSTVVQMVMGELFPKNLAIARPEPVARRLAGSTTAYLTVFGWLIALFDKSSNLLLKLLRIEPVHDVEHSATPRDLEHIVAESREAGELPADLSTLLDRILDFPTRTAGHAMIPRTRVDSVRADESASSVLARMSTGHTRYPVVDDDAEVIGVIRLHDLLDWQVAAAAPDALEALPDATAATLCRPAVIVPTSLPLPEVLTRIHDASDEMAVVIDEYGGFDGVVTVEDIAEELVGEIDDEHDPERPDVIERTDDGWRIRGDAHLDEVSREIGHDLPDGEHETVAGLVIGRFGGLPEVGDAVSLELAADHAVPEHDSMSPTVRFHVLAIERHVPSSVLLTVHDVTSADEGGIR